The following proteins are co-located in the Leptodactylus fuscus isolate aLepFus1 chromosome 8, aLepFus1.hap2, whole genome shotgun sequence genome:
- the LOC142216232 gene encoding zymogen granule membrane protein 16-like — MLALLCLCLLLGSSVASSVQSRLSSFVGEYGAGGGTAFSFSSEQLNGPITGLRVRENPSHVIGIQFKYGGTWGSYYGNPSGTLHEILLYRGENITQVSGKVASYVNELVFVTSHGRIFRFGQPSGTSFNDFPLYRDTVLRYVSGRYSSVIHSIGFHWGINPN, encoded by the exons ATGCTGGCTCTGCTGTGCCTGTGCCTGCTCCTGGGCTCCTCAGTGGCCTCTAGTG TGCAGTCCCGCCTGTCGTCCTTTGTCGGGGAGTACGGTGCAGGAGGGGGCACAGCGTTTTCATTCTCCTCAGAGCAGCTGAATGGACCAATAACTGGCCTGCGAGTACGGGAGAATCCAAGTCACGTCATAGG GATCCAGTTCAAGTATGGTGGCACTTGGGGATCTTACTATGGGAATCCCTCAGGAACGCTCCACGAAATCTTACTTTACCGGGGGGAGAACATCACACAAGTGTCAGGGAAGGTGGCTTCATATGTCAACGAGTTGGTCTTTGTGACAAGTCATGGAAGAATATTCCGATTTGGTCAGCCATCTGGAACCAGCTTCAATGATTTCCCCCTGTACCGGGACACCGTCCTCCGCTATGTGAGTGGCCGCTATTCATCCGTCATACACAGCATCGGTTTCCACTGGGGAATCAACCCAAACTGA